The sequence below is a genomic window from Thermoproteota archaeon.
TCCCCCAAATTAAACATCAGAAAGGCATAGTTCGTTTGTTTTGAACACACAATTACATAGATTCTATTTAATGAAATTATAACTAGTCTGTTGGACCCGCTGCCAACACCCTTCCCAGCCAGACCATAGTTAGCCCTTGGGTCCACCAGAACTTTACAAATTAGCAAATTCTATCTCTAGGTTTTTAACCTGTGAATTCAAAATTTTGTCATGCAGGGCAATTCCATCAATAAAATACTTGTACCAATTGATGGTTCCAAGAATTCCATTAGAGCCTTAGAAATGGCAATTACAATTGCAAAAAACTGCAAGGCAAAGATTACTGGAGTCTATTGTATGTACACACAATCATATTCTGAAACACGCGGTGTAGCTTCAGTAAGTAACGAAATGAGGAAAGAGGCACGTACTGTTCTAGATGATGCAAAGAAGACATGTGGAAAAGCAGGAGTTTCATTTACAACAAAAATCCTACAAGGCAATATCGGATTCAACATTGTAAAAACAGCTCATCAAAAAAATAATAAATTTGATTTAATAGTTATTGGATCAAGAGGCAGAAGTTCCCTTAAGAGTATGTTCTTGGGAAGTACATCAAACTTTGTTATACATGAATCTAGCATTCCAGTTTTAATAGTAAAATAATCTCATACCATACCATTCTTTACAAAATATTTTTGATGATAATCTTCTGCCTTGTAAAATGTTGGAGCAGGAACAATTTCAGTCACTATTGGGTTTTGGAATTTTCCGGATTTTTCTAAGGATTCTTTAGATTTTTTGGCAGATTCTTCTTGAGTAGAGTCATGGTAGAATATTGCAGAACGATATTGAATTCCAATATCAAAACCCTGGCGATTTAGAGTAGTAGGATTATGATTATTCCAAAAGATGTCTAATAATTCATCATATGAGATTTTTTGAGGATCATACTCTACTTGAACTGCTTCTGCATGACCAGTCTTATCAGTACAGACCTGTTCATATGTAGGATTTTCAACTTTTCCGCCAATATATCCAACAGTAGTATCTAAGACACCTTTGGTTTTACGAAAGATTTCCTCGACATGCCAAAAACACCCAGCTGCAAATGTAGCCTTCATACAATACATTAGTAAATTGAG
It includes:
- a CDS encoding universal stress protein, with translation MQGNSINKILVPIDGSKNSIRALEMAITIAKNCKAKITGVYCMYTQSYSETRGVASVSNEMRKEARTVLDDAKKTCGKAGVSFTTKILQGNIGFNIVKTAHQKNNKFDLIVIGSRGRSSLKSMFLGSTSNFVIHESSIPVLIVK
- the msrA gene encoding peptide-methionine (S)-S-oxide reductase, with product MKATFAAGCFWHVEEIFRKTKGVLDTTVGYIGGKVENPTYEQVCTDKTGHAEAVQVEYDPQKISYDELLDIFWNNHNPTTLNRQGFDIGIQYRSAIFYHDSTQEESAKKSKESLEKSGKFQNPIVTEIVPAPTFYKAEDYHQKYFVKNGMV